Within the Terriglobales bacterium genome, the region TCCACGATGAAGTCGATGATCGCTTGCGAGCTGTCGGTGTCCGCCTCGGTCTCATCCGCGGGATGCCAGGCCAGCGCTACGTCGAGGTCGTTGAACAGGCCAGCGCGCGCCATGTACACCTTCCCGCCCACCGATTCTTCCGCTGGCGTTCCGTAGAAGCGGATGGTCCCTTTCAGCTTGCCGGCCGCGATCATCTCTTTGATCGCCAACGCCGCCCCCATGCTGGCCGAGCCGAACAGGTTGTGGCCGCAGCCGTGTCCGGCCGCGCCTTCCACCAGGGGCTCCTTCACCGGCGAAGCTTTCTGCGAAATGCCCGGCAAGGCGTCGTACTCGCCCAGGATGCCGATGATCGGCCGCCCCTCGCCGTAGCTGGCCACGAACGCCGTGGGCATTCCGGCCACGCCCCGCTCCACCTTGAAGCCTTGCTGCTCCGCGTAATCGGCCAGGAGCTTCGCAGACTTCTTCTCGCGCAGTGCGGTTTCCGCGAACGCCCATATCTGGTCACTCATGCTGACCAGGTCGGCTTGCCGCGCCTTCACCCGCGACACGGCTTCTTCCTTTTTCTTGATGTCAACCGCGCTGGCAAACGGCACAAGGGAGAGCAGGGACAGCACGAGCATCACCGCCACACGGCTAGCCTTCATCGGATTGCTTTTCTCCTGAGGGATAGATAGACAGCTATTGCGGTTTGGGCTTCAGTTGCCACAGCACGTTGACGATCTTCCACTGCCCGTTCATCTTCGCCAGGTGCATGTAATCGATCCATTCCAGCATCTCCGCGCGCACCGTGGCCATATTGTCGTAGACGTCGAGAATGGTCACGTTCTTGATCTGTTTCTCTTTAGGGATGTTCTTGCCGCTGCCCGTGCGGATGATCTGCACCAGTTCCAGCGCGCTCATCTGGTCGAGGCGAGTTTTACCGGAGGCATCGGTGCGCGCGATGCGCTTGGCCAGGTGCGGATGTAGCGCCCGTTCCATGCGCTCCCCATTGCCTTCGTAGTAGCTCTCCATGTAATCCAGCGCCGCCGCGCGGATGCCGGCTTCGTCTTCGGGCGAGGCTTTCGAGTCGGCGGCAGCGGGCAGCGTGAGCGCGCCGAGAATCAGTATGACCGGCAGCCAGCGGGACATCAT harbors:
- a CDS encoding nuclear transport factor 2 family protein, whose product is MMSRWLPVILILGALTLPAAADSKASPEDEAGIRAAALDYMESYYEGNGERMERALHPHLAKRIARTDASGKTRLDQMSALELVQIIRTGSGKNIPKEKQIKNVTILDVYDNMATVRAEMLEWIDYMHLAKMNGQWKIVNVLWQLKPKPQ